In Pyrus communis chromosome 8, drPyrComm1.1, whole genome shotgun sequence, one genomic interval encodes:
- the LOC137743027 gene encoding uncharacterized protein has product MANLAKLDFVALNITGKNYLTWVMDTKIYLEVGNLGETIKEENSASSQDLVTTIFICRHFDEGLKNEISSQMKLCGETITEEDMLEKTFNTFHASNVLLQHHYRKRGFIEYNQLISVLFVAEQNNELLMKNHQSQFIGSAPFPKVNVASLEVNTTSSRGNNYKRGCSDKRGRWNRKGKNYGVQFYN; this is encoded by the exons atggcgaacttagcaaagcttgattttgttgccctgAATATTACTGGGAAGAACTACCTTACCTGGGTAATGGATACCAAGATCTATCTGGAGGTAGGGAATCTTGGAGAAACCATCAAGGAGGAAAACAGTGCATCCTCTCAAGATCTGGTGACAACCATCTTTATCTGTCGCCACTTTGATGAAGGACTGAAAAACGA AATTAGTTCCCAGATGAAGCTTTGTGGGGAGACCATCactgaggaagatatgctggaaaagactttcaacacctttcatgcctccaacgtgCTCCTGCAGCATCATTATAGAAAGCGGGGCTTTATTgagtacaaccagctgatatcggtgctctttgtggctgaacaaaacaatgagcttctgatgaaaaatcatcagtccCAATTTATTGGATCGGCACCATTCCCAAAAGTGAATGTtgcttccctcgaagtgaacACCACATCCTCTCGTGGTAATAATTACAAACGAGGATGTAGCGACAAGCGAGGCCGGTGGAACAGGAAAGGCAAGAATTATGGTGTCCAGTTTTACAACTAG
- the LOC137743028 gene encoding fructose-bisphosphate aldolase 1, cytoplasmic-like, translating into MLTNSTNILTNSNSFNHHLTNSAEVAFTTDADVDADVVWTFYRLTSTPALPILGSCHFDELVANATYIGTPGKGILAADESTGTIGKRLSSINVENTENNRRALRELLFCAPGALQYLSGVILFEETLYQKTAGGKPFVDILKDGGVLPGIKVDKGTVELVGTNGETTTQGLDGLAQRCQQYYEAGARFAKWRAVLKIGPNEPTQLAINENANGLARYAVICQENGLVPIVEPEILVDGSHDIERCADVTERVLAACYKALNDHHVLLEGTLLKPNMVTPGSDAKKVSPEVVAYHTLRALQRTMPPAVPAVVFLSGGQSEEEATLNLNAMNKLNTKKPWSLSFSFGRALQQSTLKAWAGKDENVEKARAAFLARCKANSEATLGTYKGDAALGDGASESLHVKDYKY; encoded by the exons ATGTTAACAAACTCAACCAACATTTTAACAAACTCCAACAGCTTTAACCATCATTTAACAAACTCTGCTGAAGTGGCCTTCACTACTGATGCTGATGTGGATGCTGATGTG GTTTGGACCTTTTATAGACTCACTAGTACTCCTGCCCTGCCTATCTTAGGCTCATGCCACTTTG ATGAACTTGTAGCCAATGCTACCTACATTGGTACCCCTGGGAAGGGAATCCTTGCTGCAGATGAGTCAACAGGCACGATTGGCAAGCGTTTGTCAAGCATAAATGTCGAGAATACTGAAAATAACAGGCGAGCTCTCCGTGAGCTCCTCTTCTGTGCCCCGGGTGCACTCCAGTATCTCAGCGGTGTGATCCTTTTTGAGGAAACCCTTTACCAGAAAACAGCCGGCGGGAAACCTTTTGTTGATATCCTCAAAGACGGTGGCGTCCTTCCTGGAATTAAAGTTGACAAGGGCACTGTTGAGCTTGTTGGAACTAATGGTGAGACCACAACTCAGGGTCTTGACGGTCTTGCCCAGCGCTGCCAGCAATACTATGAAGCTGGTGCCCGGTTTGCAAAGTGGCGTGCTGTACTCAAGATTGGCCCGAACGAGCCAACTCAGCTTGCTATAAACGAGAATGCCAATGGCTTAGCGCGCTACGCTGTCATTTGCCAGGAGAATGGCTTGGTACCAATTGTTGAGCCAGAGATACTGGTTGATGGATCTCATGACATTGAGCGATGCGCAGATGTGACTGAGCGTGTCCTTGCAGCGTGCTATAAAGCACTGAACGATCACCATGTCCTTCTCGAGGGGACTCTTTTGAAGCCAAACATGGTTACCCCTGGTTCAGATGCCAAAAAGGTTTCACCTGAGGTGGTGGCTTATCATACATTAAGGGCGTTGCAGCGAACAATGCCTCCAGCTGTTCCTGCTGTAGTATTTCTTTCTGGTGGGCAGAGTGAGGAGGAAGCTACCCTCAATTTGAATGCTATGAACAAGCTCAATACCAAGAAACCCTGGTCACTTTCATTCTCTTTCGGGCGGGCTCTGCAGCAGAGTACCCTAAAGGCGTGGGCTGGAAAGGATGAAAATGTGGAGAAGGCACGGGCTGCCTTTCTTGCTAGGTGCAAAGCTAATTCAGAAGCAACTTTGGGTACCTACAAAGGGGATGCTGCATTGGGAGATGGTGCTTCGGAGAGTCTTCACGTGAAGGATTACAAATATTGA
- the LOC137741508 gene encoding stress-response A/B barrel domain-containing protein At5g22580-like — protein MGSTVELENNIMGEFKHLVIVKFKENVLMEEILKDMEKMVAEIDAIKSFEWGQDLESLEMLRQGFTHAFLMTFKNKEDYSVFLGHPKHQEFSATFSTVIEKIVLLDFPANLVKPPPKAPAEEPSAAQNDQK, from the exons ATGGGTAGTACAGTAGAACTGGAGAATAATATTATGGGGGAGTTCAAGCACTTGGTGATTGTTAAGTTCAAGGAAAATGTGTTGATGGAGGAGATTCTGAAAGATATGGAGAAAATGGTTGCTGAGATTGATGCTATTAAGTCCTTTGAATG GGGACAGGACTTGGAAAGCCTAGAGATGCTTAGGCAAGGGTTTACCCATGCCTTCTTGATGACattcaaaaataaagaagattACAGTGTGTTTCTCGGCCACCCTAAACATCAAGAATTTTCGGCTACATTTTCAACAGTTATAGAAAAGATTGTGCTGCTTGATTTCCCGGCTAACCTTGTCAAGCCACCACCCAAGGCACCAGCAGAGGAACCATCAGCTGCCCAGAATGATCAGAAGTAG